The proteins below are encoded in one region of Planctopirus limnophila DSM 3776:
- a CDS encoding transposase, with protein MARDLRQKVEVPPSTPSGADHECSFAGCDLSACHEHAPRAIPTGTPSSNLSGGGRPPISHDIVLRVIWFVLTTGCSWRKLPAGMGCSGETARTRFAHWEELGIWRRLYASVLTQLHRTQALNLEVVIVDSTHVRAFRGGAVSGPSPVNRRKTGTKYTVMTDGNGTPLVMISTPANTSDHRCLMPVVELLSRQGGFGQTSEASTSVVC; from the coding sequence ATGGCACGGGATTTGCGCCAGAAAGTGGAAGTACCACCTTCTACTCCTTCTGGAGCCGATCATGAATGCTCATTTGCCGGATGCGATTTGTCAGCCTGTCATGAACATGCTCCCCGAGCAATCCCCACAGGGACGCCCTCCAGTAATCTTTCGGGAGGTGGCAGGCCGCCAATTTCCCATGACATTGTTCTCCGTGTCATCTGGTTCGTGCTCACCACCGGCTGCAGTTGGCGCAAACTGCCAGCAGGCATGGGCTGCTCTGGCGAGACCGCTCGGACACGTTTTGCTCATTGGGAAGAGCTGGGGATCTGGCGGCGATTGTATGCCAGCGTTCTGACGCAACTCCACCGGACACAGGCCTTGAATCTGGAAGTTGTCATCGTCGATTCTACGCACGTCCGGGCCTTTAGAGGCGGAGCGGTCAGTGGCCCCAGCCCTGTGAATCGCCGGAAAACTGGGACAAAGTACACGGTCATGACTGACGGGAATGGTACGCCCCTGGTCATGATCTCGACTCCGGCGAATACCAGCGATCATCGCTGCCTGATGCCCGTGGTCGAGCTACTCTCTCGTCAAGGGGGCTTCGGGCAGACCTCGGAAGCGTCCACGAGCGTTGTATGCTGA
- a CDS encoding toll/interleukin-1 receptor domain-containing protein: protein MSRCTAPVRGHRSAAAAEACPACGGRSGRYSGYSGYRVSSYSSYSSSTSGSGISRSIGGSSSRNVRPRWSGAGSVQLYTPEEVRALTPIREAVEKRASVPGIRDVFLCHAWDDRQGAAKQLSELLLASGVSVWFSENDIGLGEPFLRAIDKGLAKTRIGIVLVTPALLKRLPAAGVADKELSVLLARDQLVPIVHNTTYDALRDVSPMLASRNGLDTSEEPMADVAAKLAELVRVPVSAGRCG, encoded by the coding sequence ATGTCTAGATGCACAGCACCAGTACGTGGTCATCGATCAGCCGCAGCGGCAGAAGCCTGTCCTGCATGTGGAGGTCGTAGTGGCCGTTACAGCGGATATAGCGGCTACAGGGTGAGTTCGTACTCGTCGTATTCCTCATCTACGAGTGGCAGCGGGATCAGTCGAAGCATCGGCGGTAGCTCAAGCCGCAATGTAAGGCCGCGCTGGTCAGGAGCGGGTTCAGTCCAGCTCTACACACCCGAAGAAGTGCGGGCGCTCACTCCAATTCGCGAAGCCGTCGAAAAGCGAGCGTCCGTGCCTGGTATTCGGGATGTTTTTCTCTGCCATGCGTGGGATGACCGGCAAGGCGCTGCCAAACAACTGTCCGAACTGCTTTTGGCAAGTGGCGTCTCGGTCTGGTTCAGCGAGAATGACATTGGCCTCGGCGAACCGTTCCTTCGTGCAATCGACAAGGGATTGGCAAAAACGCGAATCGGAATCGTGCTAGTTACTCCCGCGCTGCTGAAGCGACTTCCGGCAGCGGGCGTTGCAGACAAGGAACTTTCGGTGCTTCTCGCGCGTGACCAACTTGTTCCCATCGTGCATAACACAACTTACGATGCCCTCCGCGATGTAAGTCCGATGCTGGCCTCGCGAAACGGCCTCGACACATCCGAAGAGCCGATGGCAGATGTCGCCGCAAAGTTGGCCGAATTGGTCAGGGTGCCAGTAAGTGCAGGCCGATGCGGGTAG